The Pseudomonas moraviensis genome contains the following window.
ACTGATGTCATCTTCAATCAGCCCCTCCCTGACCGCCTTGTCGAGTTCCTCTCTGGCGAAAACAACGTATTGGTCTTCCGTACCCTCGCGGGATTTCACCAGCCCCAGCGGGTCAGTCAGCGAAGAAAGCAGATCTTTCCAGTTATGCCCCACCTGCAGCGGCGGCACACCGGCGGTCACAAATCCGGTATGCGTCAATAATGCCTCGCCCAGCAAATTGCGGACCTGCTCGAACAAGCGCAGTTCTGGCTCGGCCGCCACATTGGACACCTGAGGAACCGCCACCTGTTGCAGCATCCACAGCACCGGCAAATCGCGCGTTCGACACCAGTAGCGGCATGCAACCAGTGCCGAAATGAGGTTCAACACATCGGGGGCAGTGTCGCCGGCCGTGGGTTCTCCCGTGATTACCGGAACGCCCGCCAGTCCGTCAGCCCATGCCTCCCCGCCAAGCACCATGAGCATCAACAGCCCCTCGACCGGCGTCATGCCCAACAAGCGGGGCAATTTCACCAGTCGGTAAAACGCCGACAGAATCTCCGGGCTGCGCTCGAGCGTCCCGGTTCGGCCATGGGCACGGGCAATCGCCAGCGCCAGATACTGGTAGGTCTGCAGGTCGATTTCCAGTGCGCTGCAGATTCGGCTGATGGTGAGTTCGGGCACACCCTGCGCCGGTAGCAAGAGAAACTCACCGTTATCCAGGAGCAATGGATCGCGGTAGTGTCTCTGGACATTATTGAATATCTGATCAAACTGTGACGCTAGCTGCCCGCGGCCATAGATCGAGAATTTGTCGATAAACACCGCGAACTCCGCAGCCGTGCACTGGAAGCCTTCACGCAAGGTCTGGAACAACCCCAGCGCATGCACGGTATGGTCGGTAACCCAGATGGCGGGTTTTACAGGTTTTTCAGGGGAGTCCGGGATGCCAGCCCACTCGGCGTTGAAAGCGGCCACCAGCAGCGAATCGACCTCTTCGGGAGGCAGCCTCAGCCATAAATCCAGGCGTCGCTTGCGGTTCATCCGGTCGTATCGCCTCGGGTTGAGGGGGGATTCGCTCAACCGGTGCTGAAATCTTTCGTAATTGACACTGACGGCGGGTGATTCGCCGCCGTTGATAAAAACCGAACCGGAACGCTCGCTTTCCTCCTTTTCGGCAGCCGCATAGATACTCACGTTATCCGATCGTGTTGGTGCGTAACGGCCAATGGACAGAAATGCTTCCACGCCATCGGCATCCAGTTTGGTGCGCTTGGCGAAAAAATTCACTTGATTGAGGTTCTGCCAGTCCACCCCGGTGGCGCCGTAATTCTTCAGATAGAATGCGTTTCTGGTGTCGGCGTCGTCGGGAACGGGCCTCTCGGTCAACAAGTCTCGCTGAAACGGCCCCAGCCGCGACGCATGCGCCAGCGCACGACCGGCGTCGTCATCCCAGGCATCCGGGAGAAGAAAGTTGGGATATTCGATATTTGTCCAGCGGGCGAAGTGCCCTACCGAAAGACCGTGATCAGCGACCAGCGCATTGATGGTTGCCCAATGCTTGTAGTACGGCAAACCGTTCGGATAGCGCCGCAGGATCATGGCGGCTTCCAGCTCCGCTTCAGTTTTGCCGATAAACCTTTCCAGTACCTTGAGCGTGATCTCCACTGCTGAAACGGTCTGGTGCATCGCGTTGTGGTCGATGAGCAGCTCGCTGATATCGGCCCGACGCGTGTGGATCGGAATCATGCCGGTTACCGCATCGGAATCACCATAGTCCTCGATATTGTCCCCGACCCACTTCCACATCTCTACCAGATAAGCGACAACCCCCGTGGCATCTTCGAGCGCGCCAACCGGTGCGAACTGGTCAAATGCCGGGCGGAACAGGAGTTCGAAACTGGGCCCGGTATTGAACCCACCCGCCTCGAACGGTGCCGGTGTCGTCTCGCCGGCCAATGACTGCTCGATGAACTGCCGTCGCAGGTAAACCGCCAGGCCATTCAACCGACGCAGCAACTTTCTGGCGTCCTCGACATTGATGTCGAAGTCTTTCGCCAGGCCCTCGGCGCCCTTCTCCACCAAGGGAAAAATCGACTCACCACGCTCCAGCCAGGATCTCAGACCGGCGAACTTCTCCAGGCTCTGCTGCTCGCCAAAGACCTGCTCGAACAACTCCAGGGCGGGTTTTTTCGCCGTACTTTTACTGGCCATGCTGTCAGTCCTTGAACAGTTGATGTGCGCTGGCGGGGAACCTGGCCGGCATCGGTTGATACAGAGCATTCAGCGCTTCGGAACAGACATAGTCCACTGTCATAAATGACAGGTTTTACGACCATTCATCGGAAAACCTTCAAGCGTTGTCTGGCGAATCGACACGCACATCAAAACGCGCACTTTCTGCATCGTCTGACATTGGCGCCCCTGTGTCGGAGATTTGCCGGAA
Protein-coding sequences here:
- a CDS encoding Tc toxin subunit A, coding for MASKSTAKKPALELFEQVFGEQQSLEKFAGLRSWLERGESIFPLVEKGAEGLAKDFDINVEDARKLLRRLNGLAVYLRRQFIEQSLAGETTPAPFEAGGFNTGPSFELLFRPAFDQFAPVGALEDATGVVAYLVEMWKWVGDNIEDYGDSDAVTGMIPIHTRRADISELLIDHNAMHQTVSAVEITLKVLERFIGKTEAELEAAMILRRYPNGLPYYKHWATINALVADHGLSVGHFARWTNIEYPNFLLPDAWDDDAGRALAHASRLGPFQRDLLTERPVPDDADTRNAFYLKNYGATGVDWQNLNQVNFFAKRTKLDADGVEAFLSIGRYAPTRSDNVSIYAAAEKEESERSGSVFINGGESPAVSVNYERFQHRLSESPLNPRRYDRMNRKRRLDLWLRLPPEEVDSLLVAAFNAEWAGIPDSPEKPVKPAIWVTDHTVHALGLFQTLREGFQCTAAEFAVFIDKFSIYGRGQLASQFDQIFNNVQRHYRDPLLLDNGEFLLLPAQGVPELTISRICSALEIDLQTYQYLALAIARAHGRTGTLERSPEILSAFYRLVKLPRLLGMTPVEGLLMLMVLGGEAWADGLAGVPVITGEPTAGDTAPDVLNLISALVACRYWCRTRDLPVLWMLQQVAVPQVSNVAAEPELRLFEQVRNLLGEALLTHTGFVTAGVPPLQVGHNWKDLLSSLTDPLGLVKSREGTEDQYVVFAREELDKAVREGLIEDDISVRAPIVEIMLTVLLQARAAQLSVARECLAVYTGLDAERALKVLTWANSSVYELLVRIVEQMGEDWELSHTLREEPLDPLFFLLADIRRLSAVVAELDISLETLDALLDYGLNDWWQQNDPEVFSVATLYYLTVLIHAFEISKQPHTELLEYLRQIHEWGDPEGLSTDALRLAQQASEVWLARFFDWSEQEVHECIGRIDPTYRLLKNLQQLDLLVRVRELATHTQMDALTIFLLGTLPETVDKSVYKDAAEHASLSLWETAAAVRPSAELRAPLINMQIVPDNFEVIAGSEGKIIFTIRLTDQDGTALSGVSIRGQASLGTLVIGNTQPQTGVATATYTPGKVMGAERPLFWLPLIAPQEGPLIQVTDDELHLDFPAPFMSRVPTNVVPAGQAVELSAVLMDRFGNLGKNRGVRWSATAVDDASLLAVEAVIRPQQGQTTQQGVARAVISSPTGGTFICTVFSESSKNTVDFAPIEFAPPPLPNEA